The following are encoded in a window of Fimbriimonadaceae bacterium genomic DNA:
- a CDS encoding helix-turn-helix domain-containing protein, whose protein sequence is MVSTKLITIREAANRLGLKESTIRKYILKRQIAYVKPSVRAVRIPIEELERILAAGLRPVIPQAEGAR, encoded by the coding sequence ATGGTCAGTACAAAATTGATCACTATTCGAGAAGCGGCCAATCGCTTAGGGCTGAAGGAAAGCACGATCAGGAAATACATCCTGAAGCGGCAGATTGCCTATGTGAAGCCGTCGGTGCGCGCCGTACGGATTCCCATTGAAGAACTGGAACGGATTCTGGCTGCCGGCCTGAGGCCGGTCATTCCTCAAGCGGAAGGTGCCCGATGA